One genomic window of Candidatus Kuenenia stuttgartiensis includes the following:
- a CDS encoding IS701 family transposase: protein MLCDKYLLLILLVTSGINCTCKFFTQSITGAKDLSIFRTNIPLLNKFLEHFASCFTKKQFAMFLLVVYAMFKDYKRNSLEAMAQAVHTDYQKFQCFFSESKWDLPALKQKRMDIIQKQRTTALTKDSILTIDDTGCPKPYAKNTEAAKWQYCGPLKRPETCNVVVGAAFVSKTKHFPLDVIPYLPADEFGEGKNDPKFKDKIQIAMDMFDAASNVFDFSAIAFDTWYASQRFLEHIHAKKKHFFSEIKSNRNISMYHPEKQKYCIIKPDELVTLIKKHYADKTKYVTLKSADGSEVSYKTYTFDAKLNGCNVPLKFVVILGKWNKEDDKKYHVLITNQLDASVKTVITNYLLRWGIEHCFKELKDTFYFDHYQVRHIDKIERYWNICLISWTFVYWIKQNAYLDKIMETKPSTFNEFKKAINSLLEFSSTNALSKNEKLSQEYFKIKSARFKKKIAA, encoded by the coding sequence ATGCTTTGCGATAAATATTTACTCTTGATTTTGCTCGTTACTTCCGGTATTAATTGCACTTGTAAATTTTTTACACAATCAATTACCGGAGCAAAGGATTTGAGTATTTTCAGAACAAACATACCGTTATTAAATAAATTTCTTGAACATTTTGCATCGTGTTTTACTAAAAAACAATTTGCAATGTTTCTACTTGTCGTCTACGCAATGTTTAAAGACTATAAAAGAAATTCACTGGAGGCCATGGCGCAAGCCGTTCATACGGATTACCAGAAATTTCAATGCTTCTTTTCTGAATCCAAATGGGATTTACCCGCATTAAAGCAGAAAAGAATGGACATTATCCAAAAACAAAGAACCACGGCATTGACAAAAGACAGCATCCTTACCATAGATGATACCGGATGTCCAAAGCCCTATGCTAAAAATACAGAGGCAGCCAAATGGCAATATTGCGGTCCGCTTAAAAGGCCGGAAACCTGCAATGTTGTTGTTGGCGCGGCATTTGTCTCAAAAACAAAACATTTTCCCCTGGATGTTATTCCCTACCTTCCTGCCGATGAGTTCGGGGAAGGGAAAAATGATCCCAAATTTAAAGACAAAATACAAATAGCAATGGATATGTTTGATGCTGCTTCTAACGTCTTTGATTTTTCAGCTATTGCCTTCGACACATGGTATGCCTCTCAACGGTTTCTCGAACATATTCACGCAAAAAAGAAACACTTTTTTTCAGAAATAAAATCAAACAGAAATATCTCCATGTACCATCCGGAAAAACAAAAATATTGCATAATCAAACCAGATGAGCTCGTGACCCTCATCAAAAAGCATTATGCCGACAAAACCAAGTATGTTACTTTAAAATCCGCGGATGGAAGTGAAGTTTCCTATAAAACCTACACGTTTGACGCCAAACTGAATGGTTGCAATGTCCCGTTGAAGTTTGTGGTAATTTTGGGAAAATGGAACAAGGAAGATGATAAAAAATATCATGTCCTTATCACCAATCAACTCGACGCCTCTGTAAAAACGGTTATCACAAACTATCTGTTGCGTTGGGGTATTGAACACTGTTTCAAGGAATTGAAGGATACTTTTTATTTCGATCATTATCAGGTAAGGCACATTGACAAGATTGAGCGATATTGGAATATTTGTCTGATCTCATGGACATTCGTTTACTGGATAAAACAAAACGCTTATCTGGATAAAATCATGGAAACAAAACCTTCTACCTTTAATGAATTCAAAAAAGCAATCAATTCCCTGCTTGAATTCTCATCAACAAACGCTTTATCAAAGAACGAAAAACTCTCACAAGAATATTTTAAAATTAAATCCGCTCGATTTAAGAAAAAAATCGCCGCTTAA